In one window of Arachis ipaensis cultivar K30076 chromosome B06, Araip1.1, whole genome shotgun sequence DNA:
- the LOC107646178 gene encoding LOW QUALITY PROTEIN: phosphoinositide phospholipase C 8 (The sequence of the model RefSeq protein was modified relative to this genomic sequence to represent the inferred CDS: substituted 1 base at 1 genomic stop codon): MPYHINLKGSSISLTFGNDHCLPCAWNKLRKENLSVVPFRLPRGTRTGTLLIKAVATFELKILPHKRDECTHSTDLHLAIANSAPGFHLDSSDEESQELDEREKLRRMRISKANKGNTPWNKGRKHSPETLRKIRERTRLAMQNPKVMSYKNDGSGETLAQEIYGRRKTKDIDLEGLKEDKDSKERKGFHLDTFFRYLLGDDNGPLLQVGHDMRSPLAHYFLYTGHNSYLTGNXFSSNSSTAPIIKALKKSVKRVIELDLWPNSTGNSVEVRHGRTLTSPLKLRACLKAIKEYAFYASNKYPVVITFEDHITPPLQAKVAKVGQRKIMRE; this comes from the exons ATGCCGTATCACATTAACTTGAAAGGCTCATCCATTTCTTTGACCTTTGGCAATGACCACTGTCTTCCCTGTGCTTGGAACAAGCTTAGAAAGGAAAACTTGAGTGTCGTCCCTTTTCGCCTTCCCAGGGGGACGAGGACGGGGACGCTTCTCATTAAGGCTGTTGCTACCTTTGAACTAAAGATTTTGCCTCACAAACGAGACGAATGCACACACTCCACTGACTTGCACCTTGCTATTGCCAACTCAGCACCAGGGTTTCACCTTGACTCTTCTGATGAAGAATCACAAGAGCTTGACGAGAGGGAGAAATTGAGAAGAATGAGAATTTCCAAAGCTAATAAAGGAAACACCCCATGGAACAAAGGAAGAAAGCATAGTCCTG AAACTTTGCGCAAAATCAGGGAAAGAACAAGGCTTGCAATGCAGAATCCTAAGGTGATGTCAT ATAAAAATGATGGTAGTGGTGAGACTTTGGCTCAAGAAATATATGGAAGAAGGAAAACAAAAGACATTGATTTAGAGGGGTTAAAAGAAGATAAAGAT TCAAAGGAAAGGAAAGGCTTTCATCTTGATACATTCTTTCGCTATCTCTTAGGTGATGATAATGGCCCTCTTCTTCAG GTTGGTCATGACATGAGAAGCCCACTGGCCCATTATTTCTTATACACGGGCCATAACTCCTACTTAACAGGTAATTAATTTAGTAGTAATAGCAGCACTGCCCCAATTATAAAGGCACTCAAGAAAAGTGTTAAAAGAGTTATCGAACTTGATCTGTGGCCTAACTCCACTGGTAATTCTGTTGAAGTTCGTCATGGAAG GACTCTAACTAGTCCGCTGAAACTGAGAGCTTGTTTGAAAGCAATTAAAGAATATGCATTTTATGCTTCTAATAAGTATCCTGTTGTTATAACTTTTGAAGACCATATAACTCCACCTCTCCAAGCTAAAGTTGCCAAG GTAGGCCAGAGAAAGATCATGAGAGAGTAG